The Chryseobacterium sp. JV274 sequence TATTTTTTAAAACGATTGAAGTTAAAAGTGGATTGTAGGTTTATTATTAAAACTTCCAGCTTCCGGCTTCTAGATCCAACTATTTTATTTTTCGTCTTTTTCACTGATTTCTTTAGCCATAGGATTGTCTAAAACTCTTAGCTCATCCTTAGGTTTTTCGTAGTGGTTCAATGAAATTACAGAGTGTCTGTCGATATGTCTAGGACCTTCGATGTTCCAGTCTGATAATGCTTTTCTTTCGAAACGGCATGTATCACAGATGAATTCTTCCACTTCACCCCATTGGTCTTTTCTTGCAGTTACTCTTACGATTTCGTCACCTTTCATCCATACTACAGCTTTTCCTGAACACTTATCACATTTACAAGAAGCGTTCATTGGTTTTGTAAACCATACTCTGCTTGCAAAACGAGCTGTTCTGTCTGTTAATGCTCCTACCGGACAAACGTCGATAACATTTCCGATGAAGTCATTGTCTAAAGCTTTATTTAAATAGGTTGAAATTTCAGCGTGATCTCCTCTGAAAAGAATACCGTGTTCTCTTGTTTCTGTAAGCTGGTTTGCTGTCAATACACATCTTGCACAAAGAATACAACGGTTCATATTCAATTTGATGTTCGGTCCAAGATCATCAGCTTCGTAAGTATTTCTTTCAAATTCTGTTCTTGTACTGTCTACACCATGCTCATATCCTAAGTCCTGAAGATGACATTCTCCTGCCTGGTCACAGATAGGGCAGTCCAGCGGGTGGTTTACCAATAAGAACTCGGTAACCGCTTTTCTTCCCTCCTGAGCTTTCTCAGAAGTAAGGTTTTTTACTTCCATCCCATCCATTACATTCGTTCTGCAGCTTGCTACCAATTTCGGCATAGGACGAGGATCTGCTTCAGACCCTTTAGAAACTTCTACAAGACATGTTCTACATCTCCCTCCACTGGTCTCTAGCTTGCTGTAGTAGCACATAGCGGGAGGTACAGATTTTCCACCGATTTGTCTTGCTGCTTCCAGAATGGAAGTACCAGGCATCACTTCAGTAGTCTGTCCGTCTATAGTTATTTTGAATTTTTTAACTTCTTCGCTCATATGATATGCTTTAAGCTTTATGCGTTAAGCAATAGGCTTTGTTATTTATATTTCTTAGTATTAAATGTATATCCAATTCCTCCTAGAACCTGTCCGAAAACAAAGTCCTGGCGTGCTTTATCAGGTTTGTTATTCAATGTAGTTTTAATATCCCACATATTAATATAACCTGCTTTTCCTTCTAGTCTCAGCATCCAGTTTTTCCAGAAAACTAAGTTAAGACTGGATCTGATATCGGTTCCCATACCTGCAACGTGAAAACGGTCACTTCTTTCATTTCCAAAAAGTTTTACATTACTTTTCGGAAACATAAATCCGATTCCAGCTCCATAAGACCATACTAAATCTATATTCTTCTTATGAACAAGGTTTTTGTATTTCTCAAGACCTAAGTTTTCATAATTAAGTCCATCTGTATGTTCGAAAGTAAGGAACTTCTCATCTGCAAGATTTACCTGTCCGTTTTGAACCATTGCTGCATATTCAGGATCTGAAATATGTCCTTTGAAGCCCACAGTCTGGTTCTGGTCCATTACATATTTCATATGGTCTATCCCAAGTACCAGCGCTAAATTGTCTTTAATAAAATATCCTATTCTGAAATTATACTGTGTTACAGTAAACCAGCTTGGATCAAAATAGACAATTCCAAATTTTGTAGGTCTGTCTTGTGCCCTTACATTATTCAGTTGAAAATCGTATCCGTTTCCGGTAAAATGAATATCAGAATTGCTATAAGCCGCTCTGTTCCATCCATAAAATACGAAAACCTGACCTTTTTTGCTTAATGGTAATGGCTTTTCTTTTTTTTCAGCTTTAATTTGCTGTTTCTCACTCGCTACATATGACAAATCCTCTTCAACGGATCTGTTATAACTTGCAGTATCTGTTTTCTTATTCTGTGCAAATACAAAATTCGACATCATTAAGCCGACAACCAATAATTTTTTCATTTTACCTATGCATTCTTTTCAACAGCCGGAATAGGATCTGCATAATGTGCTAATCCATAATTTTGTGTCTGAGACAATTCTGGGTTTTTCACATGCCACTCAAATTCATCTCTGAAATGACGGATTGCTGCTGCAACCGGCCAAGCTGCTGCATCACCCAATGGGCAAATCGTGTTTCCTTCGATTTTTCTCTGGATATCCCAAAGTAGATCGATATCCTCCATCTTTCCTTCTCCTTTCTCGATTTTCTTTAAAATCTTGTACATCCATCCCGTTCCTTCACGGCAAGGAGTACATTGTCCGCAGCTTTCGTGATTGTAGAATCTTGCTAAAGTCATCGTGTGGTCTACAATACACTGGTCTTCATCCAATACGATGAAACCTCCTGAACCCATCATTGTTCCGGTAGCGAAACCACCATCTGCCAATGATTCATAGTTCATATATCTTGGCTCTCCATTCACTGTTCTCAGCAACAAATTAGCAGGAACGATAGGAACAGAACTTCCGCCGGGAATACAAGCCTTTAATTTTTTTCCGTCTTTAATACCGCCGCAATATTCATCAGAATAGATGAATTCTTCTACGGTAATAGTCATATCGATTTCGTATACCCCCGGTTTGTTGATGTTTCCAC is a genomic window containing:
- a CDS encoding 2Fe-2S iron-sulfur cluster-binding protein, whose protein sequence is MSEEVKKFKITIDGQTTEVMPGTSILEAARQIGGKSVPPAMCYYSKLETSGGRCRTCLVEVSKGSEADPRPMPKLVASCRTNVMDGMEVKNLTSEKAQEGRKAVTEFLLVNHPLDCPICDQAGECHLQDLGYEHGVDSTRTEFERNTYEADDLGPNIKLNMNRCILCARCVLTANQLTETREHGILFRGDHAEISTYLNKALDNDFIGNVIDVCPVGALTDRTARFASRVWFTKPMNASCKCDKCSGKAVVWMKGDEIVRVTARKDQWGEVEEFICDTCRFERKALSDWNIEGPRHIDRHSVISLNHYEKPKDELRVLDNPMAKEISEKDEK